In Candidatus Nitronauta litoralis, one DNA window encodes the following:
- a CDS encoding TonB C-terminal domain-containing protein, translated as MSHAQPQPVSRYNEMLVLSVFIHCLILGSIMFIPTSNWKNKVVKPATLQVKFIENPGVKPSRPVPPRPVETKVKPAVQKQPPPLAKKPIAKPIKKAASAKPVKKVAVKKPSKIKKPAPVKSQSAKPVAKPKKTPVRSVKKIPEKPAPAPRPVIVPPASQSKDLFKELDQVASLPKKKAVPVKPKKTDSFLEEQVRELEALKASNISPRVTRRTQIEVPALEKFPNASASIAAEKHKKFQELLATEAEANPVVASGASKSRPKVMEDLESISQLRAERTVIPSPATIPKTLPANSGVAQTREMESIKQELASLSEGEIKVDIKVGAPAKKDSSAPAFKSQTRGLSALDPTKNYVVATLPMKLTKPPAGGSPEADRLSEYVATIQEIVYSNWKSPVGAEHNQVRASFVVFPAGKIDRPSLVQSSGNEVLDNLALRAISASEPFPPFPKELKEPNLHIVVHFRYVYQEE; from the coding sequence ATGAGTCACGCACAACCCCAACCTGTTTCCAGATACAACGAGATGCTGGTGCTCTCGGTCTTTATTCATTGCCTGATTCTAGGGAGCATTATGTTCATCCCGACATCCAACTGGAAAAACAAGGTGGTGAAGCCCGCAACCCTGCAGGTAAAGTTTATCGAAAATCCGGGAGTGAAACCCTCCAGGCCGGTGCCGCCCAGGCCTGTCGAGACTAAAGTGAAACCAGCGGTCCAGAAGCAACCACCGCCATTGGCTAAAAAACCGATTGCAAAGCCAATAAAAAAAGCCGCCTCCGCGAAACCGGTGAAGAAAGTAGCGGTCAAGAAGCCGAGTAAAATCAAGAAGCCGGCACCGGTTAAAAGCCAATCGGCAAAACCGGTGGCCAAACCCAAAAAAACACCCGTCCGTTCGGTTAAGAAAATTCCAGAGAAGCCTGCTCCGGCTCCAAGGCCCGTGATCGTGCCTCCAGCGTCTCAATCGAAAGACCTGTTCAAGGAATTGGACCAGGTGGCATCGCTTCCCAAGAAAAAAGCGGTTCCTGTAAAGCCCAAAAAGACGGACTCATTTTTAGAAGAGCAGGTCAGGGAACTTGAGGCCTTGAAAGCCTCAAATATTTCTCCCAGGGTGACCCGCAGGACACAGATCGAGGTACCGGCTCTGGAAAAATTTCCGAATGCTTCGGCAAGCATTGCAGCAGAGAAACATAAAAAGTTTCAGGAGTTGCTGGCTACCGAGGCAGAGGCAAATCCGGTGGTTGCGTCAGGAGCCAGTAAGTCCCGTCCCAAGGTAATGGAAGACCTGGAGTCAATTTCCCAGTTAAGGGCGGAGCGGACGGTGATCCCGTCACCCGCGACCATACCTAAAACTTTGCCGGCAAATTCCGGGGTTGCCCAGACCAGGGAGATGGAGAGTATCAAGCAGGAGCTGGCTTCCCTCAGTGAGGGCGAAATCAAGGTGGATATCAAAGTGGGCGCTCCGGCAAAAAAGGACTCCTCTGCTCCCGCGTTTAAAAGTCAGACGCGCGGACTTAGTGCCCTGGATCCGACCAAAAATTATGTCGTGGCTACATTGCCAATGAAGCTGACCAAGCCACCGGCGGGGGGGTCTCCTGAAGCTGACCGGCTTTCTGAATATGTGGCGACGATTCAGGAAATTGTCTATAGCAATTGGAAAAGCCCTGTTGGGGCAGAGCATAACCAGGTGCGCGCTTCCTTTGTCGTTTTCCCTGCCGGGAAAATTGATCGTCCATCACTCGTTCAAAGTTCTGGAAATGAAGTGCTGGATAATCTTGCGCTTCGAGCGATCAGCGCGTCTGAACCGTTTCCTCCATTCCCAAAGGAATTGAAGGAGCCGAATCTCCACATCGTCGTTCATTTTCGTTATGTTTACCAGGAAGAGTAG
- the tolB gene encoding Tol-Pal system beta propeller repeat protein TolB has protein sequence MSFRKKSFFNLLQSGLFIATLIFGTKLVFAQSDVLIDLSMETQPEVRIAVPEFEQLKGSSDSSGLGREGREILENDLKLFELFQPVRHSAYSSQASRERGTGKVDYSEWNGLGVQWLIKTQYQVASSGSNVFIFRLYDVVNERFIVGKRYRGKRQWVRRMMHRFADEVMAQLTGKRGVAETQIAFLAQQGKSGKEMYVVDFDGYNLKKVTREQSVMLAPDWSPDGKAIVFTSYRDHNPDLVMVDRSGKKRKVLLQLPGLNSAPAWSPDGEKIALVLSKDQNSEIYLLDKFANLKRLTKHFNIDTSPAWSPDGRKIAFASDRSGTGAPQIFIMDARSGDSGGVKRISFSASYNDNPAWSPTGDKIAYTALVNRKFQVKIYDLEKNQTYDLTTGGGNKEAPAWSPDGQFVAYRVEKGGNSTIHIKRVGSKKSRSLTFPPLTALSPTWSPYSR, from the coding sequence ATGAGCTTTCGAAAGAAGAGTTTTTTTAATCTGCTACAAAGCGGTTTATTTATAGCCACATTGATTTTCGGCACGAAGCTGGTTTTTGCGCAATCTGATGTTCTCATTGACCTTTCAATGGAGACCCAGCCGGAAGTCCGTATTGCTGTGCCTGAATTTGAACAGTTAAAGGGCAGCAGTGATTCCAGCGGTCTGGGTCGTGAGGGTCGCGAAATTCTAGAGAACGATCTCAAGTTGTTTGAGTTGTTTCAGCCCGTACGCCACAGCGCCTACAGTTCGCAGGCTTCTCGAGAGCGTGGAACTGGCAAGGTCGACTATTCCGAATGGAATGGTCTCGGTGTGCAATGGTTGATTAAGACCCAGTACCAGGTTGCCAGTTCCGGCAGCAATGTTTTTATCTTTCGGCTTTATGACGTGGTCAACGAACGTTTCATTGTAGGCAAACGGTATCGGGGCAAGCGCCAGTGGGTCAGGCGTATGATGCATCGCTTTGCAGACGAAGTCATGGCTCAATTGACCGGCAAGCGTGGGGTTGCGGAAACCCAGATCGCTTTTCTGGCGCAGCAGGGAAAAAGTGGAAAAGAAATGTATGTGGTGGATTTCGATGGTTACAACTTGAAGAAGGTGACGCGTGAACAATCGGTCATGCTGGCGCCCGACTGGTCTCCGGATGGGAAAGCCATTGTGTTTACTTCCTATCGCGATCACAACCCTGATCTGGTGATGGTTGATCGCTCAGGTAAAAAACGGAAAGTGTTGTTGCAACTTCCCGGTCTTAACAGCGCGCCCGCGTGGTCTCCCGATGGAGAGAAAATTGCGCTGGTGCTCAGTAAGGATCAAAACTCCGAGATTTATCTGCTCGACAAATTTGCTAATCTCAAACGGCTCACCAAGCACTTCAATATCGACACTTCCCCGGCGTGGTCTCCGGACGGAAGAAAAATTGCTTTCGCTTCGGACCGATCCGGAACCGGTGCTCCACAGATTTTTATTATGGATGCCCGTTCGGGCGATAGTGGTGGGGTGAAGCGGATTTCATTTTCTGCTTCCTATAATGACAATCCGGCGTGGTCACCAACCGGTGACAAGATTGCCTATACCGCTTTAGTGAACCGCAAGTTCCAGGTCAAGATATACGATCTGGAAAAAAACCAGACTTATGACCTGACGACCGGAGGGGGAAATAAAGAAGCGCCAGCCTGGTCCCCGGATGGACAGTTTGTGGCCTACCGGGTGGAAAAAGGCGGAAACTCGACCATCCATATTAAACGTGTGGGATCGAAAAAAAGCCGTTCCTTGACGTTTCCGCCGTTGACAGCGTTGAGTCCAACCTGGTCACCCTATTCACGGTAG
- a CDS encoding TonB C-terminal domain-containing protein, whose product MFTRKSRASLVSACLLTAVLFGDCQQVVAESDAYIEQAAPLEAEEDISISQSGPSAPESVPPDYLEDPVDISKMSLVGALLFSKYVHEVKDKIFKNWGSPEGAANARLLASVRVFPKGNIDHPTLVQSSGNKKLDHLALEAIRASEPFPPFPKELREPNLKIVVHFDYVYYEEEFQENELSKEEFF is encoded by the coding sequence ATGTTTACCAGGAAGAGTAGGGCAAGTCTGGTTTCTGCCTGTTTATTGACGGCAGTGCTGTTTGGAGACTGCCAACAGGTTGTGGCGGAGTCCGATGCTTATATTGAACAAGCAGCTCCACTGGAAGCCGAGGAGGATATTTCGATAAGTCAGTCCGGTCCTTCAGCACCGGAATCTGTTCCTCCCGATTATCTGGAGGACCCGGTAGACATATCGAAAATGTCCCTTGTCGGAGCACTTTTGTTTTCAAAGTATGTGCACGAGGTGAAGGACAAGATATTTAAAAACTGGGGTTCACCGGAAGGCGCGGCGAATGCCCGTTTACTTGCCTCGGTTCGGGTTTTCCCAAAGGGAAACATAGACCACCCGACCCTGGTGCAAAGTTCAGGGAATAAAAAATTGGATCATCTGGCCCTTGAAGCCATTCGAGCTTCTGAACCGTTCCCGCCATTTCCAAAGGAACTCAGGGAACCTAACCTTAAAATTGTCGTCCACTTTGACTATGTCTATTATGAAGAAGAATTCCAGGAAAATGAGCTTTCGAAAGAAGAGTTTTTTTAA
- a CDS encoding biopolymer transporter ExbD — MRRDRDYRLMADINVTPLVDVMLVLLVIFMITAPLMQHGIDIELPQETTSAVQVSDKTPTISLKPNRSIYWDKDKVSTLPNLTEKLKRYQSSKKDGAIYFRADQSLDYGFVMKVMATIRRAGVQNIGMITEPEQ; from the coding sequence ATGCGGCGTGATCGCGATTACAGGTTAATGGCTGATATCAATGTGACGCCGTTGGTCGATGTGATGCTGGTGCTGCTGGTCATTTTCATGATCACCGCACCCTTGATGCAACACGGTATCGATATTGAACTGCCACAGGAGACAACGTCAGCGGTGCAGGTATCGGACAAGACCCCGACGATTTCCCTGAAACCCAACCGGTCAATTTACTGGGATAAAGACAAGGTTTCTACCTTGCCAAACCTGACCGAAAAGCTTAAGCGGTACCAGTCTTCCAAAAAGGATGGGGCGATTTATTTCAGGGCAGACCAGTCACTGGATTACGGATTTGTGATGAAAGTCATGGCCACCATTCGCCGTGCCGGCGTACAGAATATTGGCATGATCACTGAACCTGAACAATGA